From a single Pseudalkalibacillus hwajinpoensis genomic region:
- the pdhA gene encoding pyruvate dehydrogenase (acetyl-transferring) E1 component subunit alpha: MGTKTIENIEGQFEMFQILNENGEIVNEEAMPELTDEQLQELMRRMVYTRILDQRSISLNRQGRLGFYAPTAGQEASQLGSQFALDKEDWILPGYRDVPQIIWHGLPLYKAFLFSRGHFVGNQADGLNVLSPQIIIGAQITQTAGVALGLKKKGKKNIAITYTGDGGASQGDFYEGMNFAGAYAAPAIFVVQNNRFAISVPVEKQSAAKTIAQKAVAAGIQGVQVDGMDVLAVYKAVTDARERAINGEGPTLIETMTYRYGPHTMAGDDPTRYRSEDLDSEWEKKDPIVRFRKYLESKDLWSEEKETEVVDNAKEEIKAAIKKADGTPKQKVTDLISNMYEELPYNLREQYEHYSAKESK; encoded by the coding sequence ATGGGAACAAAAACCATCGAAAACATCGAAGGCCAATTTGAAATGTTCCAGATTCTAAATGAAAATGGCGAAATCGTAAATGAAGAAGCGATGCCTGAATTAACAGACGAGCAGCTTCAGGAACTTATGCGCCGCATGGTTTACACACGTATTCTTGATCAGCGTTCAATCTCCTTGAACCGTCAAGGACGACTTGGCTTCTACGCTCCAACAGCAGGACAGGAAGCTTCACAACTTGGAAGTCAATTCGCACTTGATAAAGAAGATTGGATTCTTCCTGGTTACCGTGATGTACCACAAATTATCTGGCACGGCCTTCCACTATATAAAGCGTTCTTATTCTCACGTGGTCACTTTGTAGGAAATCAGGCTGATGGCCTGAACGTATTGAGCCCACAAATCATTATTGGTGCTCAAATCACGCAAACTGCCGGTGTTGCACTTGGACTTAAGAAAAAAGGCAAGAAGAACATAGCAATCACTTACACTGGTGATGGTGGTGCTTCTCAAGGTGACTTCTACGAAGGAATGAACTTTGCAGGTGCATATGCGGCTCCGGCCATCTTCGTTGTTCAAAATAATCGTTTTGCTATTTCTGTACCAGTTGAAAAGCAATCTGCAGCGAAAACAATCGCTCAAAAAGCAGTTGCAGCCGGAATTCAAGGTGTACAGGTAGACGGTATGGACGTTCTTGCTGTTTATAAAGCAGTTACTGACGCTCGTGAGCGTGCGATCAATGGTGAAGGTCCAACGCTAATTGAGACTATGACTTACCGTTATGGTCCACATACAATGGCTGGTGACGATCCAACACGTTATCGTTCTGAAGATCTTGATAGCGAATGGGAAAAGAAAGACCCAATCGTTCGTTTCCGCAAGTATCTTGAAAGCAAAGATCTTTGGTCTGAAGAAAAAGAAACCGAAGTTGTTGATAATGCCAAAGAAGAAATAAAAGCTGCGATTAAAAAAGCAGATGGCACTCCGAAGCAGAAAGTAACGGATCTCATCTCTAACATGTATGAAGAGCTTCCTTACAACCTTCGTGAGCAATACGAACACTATAGTGCAAAGGAGTCGAAGTAA
- the lpdA gene encoding dihydrolipoyl dehydrogenase, with the protein MVVGDFPIELDTLVVGAGPGGYVAAIRAAQLGQKVAIADKGTLGGVCLNVGCIPSKAMINASHKYESAKHSDDIGITAENVSVDMKKVQEWKSSVVDKLTGGVAGLMKSNKVDVISGEVYFVDKNTVRIMDDKNSQTYTFNNCIIATGSRPIELPSFKWSKRVISSTGALALEEVPEKMVVIGGGYIGIELGTVYANFGTEVTILEGTKQILPGFEKQMSSLVSRRLKKKGNVEIITQALAQGVEETEDGVTVTAEIKGETKTFDADYVLVTVGRKPNTNEIGLEELGVEMTDKGLVKIDKQCRTNFDNIYAIGDIVEGPALAHKASYEGKVAAEVISGENSVIDYLAIPAVVFSDPELASVGYTEQEAKDQGFEVKAAKFPFGANGRALSLNDSEGFLKLITRKEDGLVIGAQIAGPNASDMIAELGLAIEAGMTAEDIALTIHAHPTLGEITMEAAEVALGTPIHIG; encoded by the coding sequence ATGGTAGTAGGAGATTTTCCAATCGAATTAGACACACTTGTTGTAGGAGCTGGACCAGGCGGATATGTAGCTGCAATTCGGGCAGCGCAGCTTGGACAGAAAGTTGCAATTGCTGATAAAGGTACTCTAGGCGGTGTTTGTTTAAACGTCGGCTGTATCCCTTCAAAAGCAATGATTAATGCTTCTCATAAATATGAATCTGCAAAACATTCTGATGATATCGGAATTACAGCAGAGAACGTCAGCGTTGACATGAAGAAAGTCCAAGAATGGAAATCTTCTGTAGTCGACAAGCTTACTGGCGGAGTTGCAGGATTAATGAAATCTAACAAAGTTGATGTGATTAGCGGAGAGGTTTATTTCGTTGATAAGAACACGGTTCGGATCATGGATGATAAGAACTCTCAAACATACACATTCAATAACTGCATCATCGCAACTGGATCACGTCCAATCGAGCTTCCAAGCTTTAAATGGAGCAAACGCGTTATTTCTTCAACTGGTGCCCTTGCACTTGAAGAAGTTCCTGAAAAAATGGTTGTTATCGGTGGCGGATATATCGGTATTGAGCTAGGTACTGTATATGCAAACTTCGGTACAGAAGTAACAATCCTTGAAGGTACTAAACAGATCCTTCCAGGATTCGAAAAGCAAATGAGCTCTTTAGTTTCTCGTCGTCTTAAGAAGAAGGGCAATGTAGAGATCATCACTCAAGCGCTTGCCCAGGGCGTCGAAGAAACAGAAGATGGTGTAACAGTTACAGCTGAAATCAAAGGTGAAACGAAAACGTTTGACGCTGATTACGTGCTTGTAACAGTTGGCCGTAAGCCAAATACAAACGAAATTGGTCTTGAAGAGCTTGGCGTTGAAATGACGGACAAAGGTCTTGTGAAGATCGATAAGCAGTGTCGTACAAACTTTGATAACATTTATGCTATTGGTGATATTGTTGAAGGTCCTGCACTTGCTCATAAAGCTTCTTACGAAGGTAAAGTTGCTGCTGAAGTGATCAGTGGTGAAAACTCTGTGATCGATTATCTGGCAATCCCTGCGGTTGTATTCTCAGATCCAGAACTCGCTTCTGTTGGTTACACTGAACAAGAAGCTAAAGACCAGGGATTTGAAGTAAAAGCTGCTAAATTCCCGTTTGGTGCTAATGGTCGTGCACTATCCCTTAACGACAGTGAAGGGTTCTTGAAACTCATTACTCGTAAAGAAGATGGTCTAGTGATCGGTGCTCAAATTGCTGGTCCTAACGCTTCTGACATGATTGCTGAGCTTGGCCTTGCAATTGAAGCTGGTATGACAGCTGAAGACATTGCACTGACAATCCATGCTCACCCGACTCTTGGAGAAATTACAATGGAAGCTGCTGAAGTAGCTCTAGGTACTCCAATTCACATCGGTTAA
- a CDS encoding alpha-ketoacid dehydrogenase subunit beta — MAQMTMIQAITDAMRTELKNDENVLVFGEDVGQNGGVFRATEGLQKEFGEDRVFDTPLAESGIGGMSIGLALTGFRPVPEVQFFGFVYEVMDAISGQMARLRYRSGGSFHAPITVRSPFGGGVKTPELHADSLEGLMAQQPGLKVVIPSNPYDAKGLLISAIRDNDPVIFLEHMKLYRSFRQEVPEEEYTIEIGKAEVKREGSDITIVTYGAMVQASLKAAEELEKNDISAEVIDLRTVSPLDIETIIASVEKTNRAIVVQEAQKQAGIAANVVAEISDRAILSLEAPVLRVTAPDTVFAFSAAEDVWLPDHTDIVEKATQVVNF, encoded by the coding sequence ATGGCGCAAATGACAATGATTCAAGCAATCACTGATGCGATGCGTACGGAGTTGAAAAATGACGAGAACGTACTCGTATTTGGTGAAGATGTAGGTCAAAACGGCGGCGTATTCCGTGCGACAGAAGGACTTCAAAAGGAATTTGGTGAAGATCGCGTATTCGATACTCCACTAGCTGAATCAGGTATCGGCGGTATGTCTATCGGACTTGCGCTTACTGGATTCCGTCCAGTACCAGAAGTTCAGTTCTTTGGCTTCGTATATGAAGTAATGGATGCAATTTCTGGTCAAATGGCTCGTCTTCGTTATCGCTCTGGTGGTTCTTTCCATGCACCAATTACAGTGCGTTCACCATTTGGTGGCGGCGTTAAAACCCCTGAACTACACGCGGATAGCCTTGAGGGACTTATGGCTCAACAGCCTGGACTAAAAGTTGTTATTCCTTCAAACCCATATGATGCAAAAGGACTTCTTATTTCTGCGATTCGTGACAATGATCCAGTTATTTTCCTTGAACACATGAAACTTTACCGTTCTTTCCGTCAGGAAGTTCCTGAAGAGGAATATACAATTGAAATTGGTAAAGCTGAAGTGAAACGTGAAGGCTCTGACATTACGATCGTTACTTATGGAGCAATGGTACAAGCTTCTCTTAAAGCGGCTGAAGAGCTTGAGAAGAATGACATCAGTGCAGAAGTAATCGACCTTCGTACAGTAAGCCCACTCGACATTGAGACGATTATCGCTTCTGTTGAGAAAACGAATCGTGCAATTGTCGTGCAAGAAGCTCAAAAGCAAGCTGGAATCGCTGCAAACGTTGTTGCTGAAATCAGTGACCGAGCTATTCTTAGCCTAGAAGCTCCAGTGCTTCGTGTAACGGCTCCTGACACTGTATTTGCATTTTCAGCTGCAGAAGATGTATGGCTTCCAGATCATACTGACATCGTTGAAAAAGCAACACAGGTGGTTAACTTTTAA
- the def gene encoding peptide deformylase — protein MLTMKDIRREGDPILEKQADEVVPPGTDEEKKTLREMLEFLKNSQDPEAAIKYELRSGIGLAAPQIGIGKRMIAIHVTDHKGTLYSFGIMNPKIISHSVEKTYLDGGEGCLSVDREIPGAVPRYARITVKGIDADGNSVKLRLKGLPSIVVQHEIDHLDGIMFYDRIDNEEANGLSPLTR, from the coding sequence ATGTTAACAATGAAAGATATTCGCAGAGAAGGCGATCCCATTTTAGAGAAGCAAGCAGATGAAGTAGTTCCTCCTGGAACAGACGAAGAAAAAAAGACGCTCCGCGAGATGCTGGAGTTCTTAAAGAACAGTCAAGACCCAGAAGCAGCTATTAAATACGAACTTCGTTCTGGCATAGGTCTTGCTGCACCTCAAATAGGAATAGGCAAACGTATGATTGCGATTCACGTAACAGATCATAAAGGGACGTTATACAGCTTCGGTATTATGAACCCTAAAATTATTAGTCACTCAGTGGAGAAAACATACCTGGATGGCGGTGAAGGTTGTCTCTCTGTTGACCGCGAAATACCTGGAGCTGTACCACGCTATGCGCGGATCACAGTTAAAGGCATAGATGCTGATGGAAATTCTGTTAAGCTTCGCTTAAAAGGACTGCCCTCCATCGTCGTGCAACACGAAATCGATCATCTAGACGGCATCATGTTTTATGATCGAATTGATAATGAAGAAGCAAACGGACTTTCTCCATTAACTAGATAA
- a CDS encoding GapA-binding peptide SR1P, with amino-acid sequence MGIIICQTCEKTIDHVHDEKVSTLYSRCPDCNTKDKK; translated from the coding sequence ATGGGAATCATTATTTGCCAGACTTGTGAAAAGACGATTGATCATGTACATGATGAAAAAGTAAGTACACTTTATAGCAGATGCCCGGATTGCAATACGAAAGATAAGAAATAA
- a CDS encoding dihydrolipoamide acetyltransferase family protein: MAFQFKMPDIGEGIHEGEIVKWFVKSGDEVKEDDILVEVQNDKAVVEIPSPVDGTVKEVHAEEGATVIVGDVVITFDAEGYEDAEEEPEAEQPQAEEEAPKAEAKSEAKEDSAGSKPLPEEEETDPTKRVIAMPAVRKYARENGVSISKVSGSGKNGRVLKEDIDNHVNGGGEETASPATEEKSESAEAAKETKEAAQQPSAAASAQPETREKMKGMRKAIAKAMVNSKHTAPHVTHMDEVVVTDLVAHRKKFKQYAADKDVKLTYLPYVVKALVSALREFPMLNASIDDSTEEIVHKHYYNIGIAANTDAGLVVPVVKEADRKPLLNVSSEINELAKKARDGKLSGDDMKGSTCTISNLGSAGGQWFTPIINNPDAAILGIGRIEEKPVVIDGEIVAAPVLALSISYDHRLIDGVTAQLALNHIKRLLNDPQLLMMEA; this comes from the coding sequence GTGGCATTTCAATTCAAGATGCCGGATATCGGTGAAGGTATCCATGAAGGCGAAATCGTAAAATGGTTTGTTAAATCAGGAGACGAAGTAAAAGAAGACGACATTCTTGTTGAAGTTCAGAATGACAAAGCAGTCGTAGAAATTCCTTCTCCAGTAGACGGTACGGTTAAAGAAGTTCATGCTGAAGAAGGCGCTACTGTAATTGTTGGAGATGTAGTGATTACATTCGATGCTGAAGGCTATGAAGATGCAGAAGAAGAACCTGAAGCAGAACAGCCACAGGCAGAAGAAGAAGCTCCTAAAGCAGAAGCTAAATCTGAAGCTAAAGAAGATAGCGCTGGATCTAAGCCACTTCCAGAAGAAGAAGAGACTGATCCGACAAAACGTGTAATCGCTATGCCTGCAGTTCGCAAGTACGCTCGCGAAAACGGTGTTAGTATTTCTAAAGTGTCTGGCTCAGGTAAAAATGGCCGTGTACTAAAAGAAGACATCGATAACCATGTAAATGGTGGCGGAGAAGAAACAGCCTCGCCAGCTACTGAAGAAAAATCTGAATCAGCTGAAGCAGCGAAAGAAACAAAAGAAGCAGCTCAGCAGCCTTCAGCGGCAGCATCTGCACAACCAGAAACTCGTGAGAAAATGAAAGGTATGCGTAAAGCAATTGCGAAAGCGATGGTTAACTCGAAGCATACTGCTCCTCACGTAACACACATGGATGAAGTAGTTGTTACGGACCTTGTAGCTCATCGTAAGAAGTTCAAACAGTATGCTGCTGACAAAGATGTGAAGCTAACTTACCTTCCATACGTTGTTAAAGCACTCGTTTCGGCACTACGCGAATTCCCAATGTTGAATGCTTCAATTGATGATTCTACAGAAGAAATCGTACACAAGCATTATTACAACATCGGTATTGCTGCTAACACGGATGCAGGACTAGTTGTCCCTGTCGTGAAAGAAGCAGATCGCAAGCCACTTCTTAATGTTTCATCTGAAATTAATGAGTTGGCTAAAAAAGCTCGTGATGGTAAACTATCAGGGGACGATATGAAAGGTAGCACATGCACAATTTCTAACCTGGGTTCTGCAGGCGGGCAGTGGTTCACGCCAATCATCAACAACCCGGATGCTGCTATTCTTGGTATCGGTCGTATTGAGGAGAAACCGGTTGTTATCGACGGAGAAATCGTTGCAGCACCTGTACTTGCTCTATCGATCAGCTACGACCACAGACTTATTGATGGTGTAACAGCACAACTTGCACTTAACCACATCAAACGTCTGTTGAACGATCCACAACTCTTAATGATGGAGGCGTAA
- a CDS encoding DUF1885 family protein, whose product MPQSAYLIPKTDSLIELNQIKDLLHYYVELTTRTGKQLSWSYEQSAFPYTLIDKPEAENNWFYLKGITDGYHMIIIGLVKDRIQVVLPDQSTHGDKAKANELCKFLANKITADLILFNGRTMYYSQK is encoded by the coding sequence TTGCCACAAAGTGCCTATCTCATTCCCAAAACGGACAGCTTGATTGAGCTTAATCAGATTAAAGACCTTCTTCACTATTATGTAGAACTGACAACCAGAACCGGTAAGCAGCTTTCATGGTCATACGAGCAGTCAGCTTTTCCTTATACACTTATCGACAAGCCTGAAGCAGAGAATAACTGGTTTTATCTGAAAGGGATCACTGACGGTTACCACATGATTATCATCGGTTTAGTTAAGGACCGTATTCAGGTTGTTTTACCTGACCAATCAACCCACGGAGATAAAGCCAAAGCAAATGAGCTATGTAAATTTTTAGCTAATAAGATTACCGCAGATTTAATCTTATTCAATGGGAGAACAATGTATTACTCACAAAAATAA
- a CDS encoding YkyA family protein translates to MFRKYRMGIISVFYCFLLAGLAGCQFGGSTEEKMYDHLEEAVALEDQFREQQEPLAKAEKKEQELYNEIVALSMDEFNKIESLSKEAEEYTDKRLEYLKKEKESIDKAYEEFEEVKDLAEDLESDAAKEAANTLIDKMDKRYKAYQQLSKEYKAAVEQDKKLYSSLQDKELTLEQLQEQIKGVNEQYSKVAEQKDAFNTYTTEFNEAKRAFYKAAELNVNYE, encoded by the coding sequence TTGTTTCGAAAATATCGAATGGGGATTATTTCAGTTTTTTACTGTTTTCTACTTGCTGGGTTAGCAGGCTGTCAATTTGGTGGTAGTACTGAAGAAAAAATGTATGATCATTTAGAAGAGGCTGTGGCTTTAGAGGATCAATTTAGAGAACAGCAAGAGCCGCTGGCTAAAGCGGAGAAAAAAGAGCAGGAGCTCTATAATGAAATTGTAGCACTTAGCATGGATGAATTTAATAAAATCGAATCGCTTTCTAAGGAAGCTGAAGAATATACGGATAAACGACTGGAGTATTTAAAGAAAGAAAAAGAAAGCATTGATAAAGCGTACGAAGAATTTGAAGAAGTTAAAGACTTAGCAGAAGATCTTGAATCTGATGCTGCCAAAGAAGCTGCAAATACGCTAATTGATAAGATGGATAAGCGTTATAAAGCATATCAGCAGTTAAGTAAAGAATATAAAGCTGCAGTAGAGCAGGATAAAAAGCTATATAGCTCTCTTCAAGATAAAGAGCTTACGCTTGAGCAGCTTCAAGAACAGATTAAAGGGGTAAACGAGCAATATAGTAAAGTTGCAGAACAAAAAGATGCGTTTAATACGTATACGACAGAATTTAATGAAGCAAAAAGAGCTTTCTATAAAGCAGCAGAGTTGAATGTGAATTACGAATAA
- a CDS encoding aminotransferase class I/II-fold pyridoxal phosphate-dependent enzyme: MQQNETPLFTGLVNHANKNPIQFHIPGHKKGTGMDPEFRSFIGDNALSIDLINIQPLDDLHHPHGMIKKAQDLAAEAFGADATFFSVQGTSGAIMTMVMTVCSPGDKIIVPRNVHKSVMSAIIFSGATPVFIHPEIDSKLGISHGITPVAVQKALEQHPDAKGVLVINPTYFGISANLKEIVSISHEYDVPVLVDEAHGVHIHFHDRLPVSAMQAGADMAATSVHKLGGSMTQSSVLNVKEGLVSAKRVQTIISMLTTTSTSYLLLASLDVARKRLFMEGYELVEQAIGLAEKTREQINAISPLYCVGKEILGTNATYDYDPTKLIISVHDLGITGYEAEVWLRKQANLEVELSDLYNLLCIVTPGDTEETTQALVYSLKDMVEAFKENNGGLQKVEVHAPDIPILAVSPRDAFYSETEVIPFKESAGRIIAEFVMIYPPGIPIFIPGEIITEENLQYIEENIEAGLPVQGPEDDELKNIRVIKEYKAIK, from the coding sequence TTGCAACAAAACGAAACACCATTATTCACAGGATTAGTCAACCACGCAAACAAAAACCCGATTCAATTTCATATACCAGGTCACAAGAAAGGAACAGGGATGGATCCTGAGTTTCGTTCTTTTATCGGTGATAACGCCCTTTCTATTGATTTAATAAACATTCAACCGCTTGATGATCTCCATCACCCACACGGTATGATTAAAAAGGCACAGGATCTTGCGGCTGAGGCTTTTGGCGCTGATGCAACGTTCTTCTCTGTCCAGGGAACAAGTGGTGCAATCATGACAATGGTTATGACAGTCTGCTCACCAGGCGACAAAATCATCGTACCAAGGAACGTTCACAAATCAGTCATGTCTGCGATTATCTTCTCTGGAGCAACTCCGGTCTTTATCCATCCAGAAATTGATTCAAAGCTAGGCATTTCACATGGCATTACACCAGTGGCTGTCCAAAAAGCACTCGAGCAACATCCTGATGCAAAAGGTGTCCTTGTTATCAATCCTACTTATTTTGGCATATCTGCAAACCTTAAAGAAATTGTCTCCATTTCACACGAATATGATGTTCCTGTACTAGTCGATGAAGCACATGGTGTTCATATCCATTTTCACGACCGTTTGCCTGTATCGGCCATGCAGGCCGGTGCTGATATGGCTGCAACAAGCGTGCACAAATTGGGGGGCTCGATGACACAAAGCTCAGTCCTTAATGTTAAGGAAGGACTTGTATCGGCAAAGCGAGTTCAAACCATTATCAGCATGCTAACAACAACATCAACCTCATACCTTCTACTCGCATCCCTTGATGTTGCGAGAAAGAGACTGTTTATGGAAGGTTATGAACTTGTGGAACAGGCGATTGGACTCGCTGAGAAAACTCGCGAACAAATTAATGCGATTTCTCCACTCTATTGTGTTGGGAAAGAAATCCTTGGAACAAATGCCACCTATGACTACGATCCAACTAAGCTAATCATTTCTGTTCATGATCTCGGAATTACAGGCTATGAAGCTGAAGTATGGTTAAGAAAACAGGCTAATCTTGAAGTTGAGCTTTCAGATCTATATAACCTGTTGTGTATTGTAACTCCGGGAGATACAGAAGAAACAACGCAGGCACTGGTGTATTCACTAAAAGACATGGTTGAGGCTTTTAAGGAAAATAATGGAGGGTTACAGAAAGTTGAGGTACACGCTCCTGACATTCCTATTTTAGCCGTTTCACCGCGTGATGCCTTCTATTCTGAAACAGAAGTCATCCCTTTTAAAGAATCAGCTGGTAGAATCATTGCAGAGTTTGTAATGATTTATCCTCCCGGCATCCCGATCTTCATTCCTGGAGAAATTATCACAGAGGAAAATCTTCAGTATATAGAAGAAAATATCGAAGCTGGCCTTCCTGTTCAGGGACCTGAAGATGATGAATTGAAAAATATTCGCGTTATCAAAGAATATAAAGCAATTAAATAA
- a CDS encoding polysaccharide deacetylase family protein, whose product MKLTIKWMMLAILLFTVACSSNASSESEKAEQESNTQETNKETTSEDSKEKADEPGESEETEDAQEEEEAVAEPAEAQYRLNEAFWGFEPINDSPAEAVLLTIDDAPDKNAVEMAKTLKELEAPAIFFVNGHFIDTKEEKARLKEIYDMGFEIGNHTMTHSDLKTLSEEEQREEIVKLNDIIEEVIGERPTFFRAPFGSNTDFSKSLAEEEGMLVMNWTYGYDWEEQYQEEAAIADIMVNTPLLQNGANLLMHDRDWTAAGLEEIVKGLRGKGFEMINPEEIEPVQ is encoded by the coding sequence ATGAAACTAACTATCAAATGGATGATGCTAGCTATACTACTGTTTACTGTAGCTTGCTCATCGAATGCTAGTTCTGAGAGTGAGAAGGCAGAACAGGAAAGTAATACTCAGGAAACAAATAAAGAAACGACAAGCGAGGATAGTAAAGAAAAAGCAGATGAACCAGGGGAATCAGAAGAAACAGAAGATGCGCAGGAAGAGGAAGAAGCTGTTGCTGAACCTGCTGAAGCTCAGTATCGCCTGAATGAAGCTTTCTGGGGCTTTGAACCGATTAACGATTCACCTGCTGAAGCTGTTCTACTAACGATTGATGATGCACCGGATAAGAATGCTGTTGAAATGGCAAAGACGCTTAAAGAACTGGAAGCTCCAGCAATCTTTTTTGTCAATGGGCATTTTATTGATACCAAGGAAGAGAAAGCACGTTTGAAAGAAATATACGATATGGGCTTTGAAATAGGTAACCATACGATGACGCATTCTGATCTTAAAACATTATCTGAAGAGGAACAAAGAGAAGAAATTGTGAAGCTAAACGATATCATTGAAGAAGTAATCGGTGAGAGACCGACGTTTTTCCGAGCGCCATTTGGGTCGAACACAGATTTCTCTAAGTCACTTGCAGAAGAAGAAGGCATGCTGGTAATGAACTGGACTTATGGTTATGACTGGGAAGAGCAGTACCAGGAAGAAGCTGCTATCGCAGACATTATGGTTAATACACCGCTTTTACAGAATGGAGCAAACTTATTAATGCATGACCGTGATTGGACTGCGGCAGGACTAGAAGAGATCGTCAAAGGATTACGAGGTAAAGGTTTTGAAATGATTAATCCTGAGGAAATTGAACCGGTACAATAA